A window of Belonocnema kinseyi isolate 2016_QV_RU_SX_M_011 chromosome 10, B_treatae_v1, whole genome shotgun sequence genomic DNA:
ACACTTGAAGCGCatcgtctgtaagtagcagtcaacaggcgttatacgtcttatatatttttttaaatctttttaccattgcaaaaaaatattgccattattccgtgaccttctataggttGGATTGAGCGGTGGCATTCCTGCTTTAAAGCCGCAATCATGTGTCACGCAAACCCTGACTAGTCGCGATCACTATCAACCATTTTACTCCCGCTCAGATCAAACGTCATGGACGTCGGTTTATCCTCTGCGGAGTTTTTCTATGGTACGACCCTACGGATTCCCGGGGAGTTCGTTCTCCCAGATGATTTCAGACCAAATCTGCAAATATTCTTGGAAGAATTTCGCGAGCACATGCGATCGATGAAATCAGTACCGGTCGGACATCACGGTAATAAACGAGCATTTTTACATAAAGATTTGAATTCATGTTCACATGTTTTCGTTCGAGTAGGACCTGGAAAAAAGTCCCTCGAGCGTCCGTACACTGGTCCGCATAAGGTTGTGATGCGAACCTCTGATCGCGTTTTCGGAATAGAGGTAAATGGATCTTCACGCCaagtttcagtagaaaatttgaaGCCTGCGTATTTTCTTCGGAATGATATTGTTAATCTCGCAACGACTAATAGTAAAGAAAAGACTGCGACAAATGTAGTTCCAGTACAGTGAAGACTGCAGTAAACGTAGTTCCTACTACCTCAGATATGATAACAAACGTCATTCCACCAATGAAAACGTGCGCGCctcaaaaaagaaagaatcttTTGCTACGTAGAAACTTATTAGAAGAATCACTTGCCAAAGCTCAGGAATAATTCTAAATCAACTCACTTGAAGTTAGAACTACGCATATAAGATATATTAGTATCGTATACCTACATACTTTTGTCTTCAGAGTTTAATTGCGTTACGCAAAGCATGTGATTTTTTCAGATTCACATTTATCTCCTTATTATATACGTTCAGCACACATTTGCAACAAACTTAAGTAATGCCTGTAAACGTGACATATACCTAAAATCGTCATTAAGCGCGAGATTCGAACATTACCTCACGATCTGTGATCGCAATTGCAATGTAAGaatcaaccaaagaaaattaataactaCACTTATAGGGCACTTTAGATAATTCTAAATGTCAAATCAGAAATCTACAATTATAACGTATACACATGTATTCTATTAATCCCACATCAGCCTTTCCAATTCCGATCGACATCGTcattcagggggggggggggtactgtGTGAaactaacctaacttaaccttaCCGCACAGCGACTGAAGTCGTCATTGAGTACACCCTGTTGGTATCTATGGCCAGAGTAGCGAGCGAGTTCCACTTTTCAGTTGGCAACAGACACGGCCTGAGTGCATCGGCTTGGTGAGGCATTGCGCACCTACCTTTATCCCTACATACTTCACTTTAGCTCGTAGTGCGTGCAAAGCActgttgtttaaataaagtttattgtTCTTTTCTGAAGTGACTGAGTTATCTCTCCATACCACAATAGCGGATTATAGGCCGCTGGATATACTTGgattacacagtaatacaagaatctgaatttcaatagAGAAAgacggttgactttcagatgtaaccaacaggatcattcgccagttgaaagtcaactgattatTATAACAtcactttaagtaacgcgcttggctGAAAGTCAACTCCTTtgtgtacgtaaaatgtactttataggttaatttaagacagaaagattgttgacttttcgtcaacgcgtgcgtgtgaaatgaaacttataggttaatttaagtcagctgattattgaaataccaggtacagaacgtaaattttcaatccttttttgtacttttttatcaCATGTAAACGATTATTCTATTAATACAAAAATcagttatagatctgagtacatgtatcaaaataaaaaacgttgacgaaacgactataccatgagctcagtggtgatcgatactatccagccagCGCTATCAACAGCATATTAGCTACTCTCAACTGCTGTCTTGgcacctcttctaaaatcgccaaaaTCCGTCTAATTGTTTGCGCATCGCATTTcacgcacgcctttctgccagcactaattgaatttcagagcgccttatccttgcatgcggggctctaaaaagatggacgaactcctttccctagcttctcgtgggaacaacaatgacaacaccaaacatagttgtagtaaatgcggttcaaaacaacagaacgcgcagggctcccgacaatgggtcgaccaacaatgccgaccaatctagaactGGGGGAACCAATGAACATGGGTTCAGTGCggtggatcggcgggatctcgcgacttttgggtggacggagcgactgaatcacgactttctagagtgctatgatgcgagtgtggcccctgaacggggttacatggcacggctgtatactccgtggtgcgagaaacacccggagctatcgcacttttcgcagcaacgtctgcgaaaccatgctgaaatactctgtaaaagaggctatgtaagcggaacgcctactctaccacagctacaacaagccggcaacagagaaagagaggcgacactaagaccacccgcgggcaggcatccaatagaagaagagcgatgctttacgacccggagaaacattaacaccaaggtttctctcaagtctaaatatctggctgaaatggatgatgagcttcgtggacattttttccggagaattcgacctctggcctatcaattattgtgtgtataatgcagcgagagctttggccgatgcgaaccgtaaaacaaaaccaacggttgatcataagaccaaaagacgaNNNNNNNNNNNNNNNNNNNNNNNNNNNNNNNNNNNNNNNNNNNNNNNNNNNNNNNNNNNNNNNNNNNNNNNNNNNNNNNNNNNNNNNNNNNNNNNNNNNNAAAAAATgcattgcacaatttttttcactctaCAGGGCAAGGCCCCCTCCCCCAATTTCCATTTTCTGAGaaagaaaatctgtaatttttcgttttttgaaattcgaatattaacacgtgccacagggcatttcaaaattctgtttaattACCCCTTAATTGGCACTATTGCTTTCAATATCTGTAGCTGGCACTGTGGGGCAATAAATACCCGAGTGTACTCAAGCGAGTCTCGCGCAACCGGTATTTAATATTATTGCACACAAAAATCATATGATCTAATTTATAGTTTGTTTTTCAAAGTCAAATAgtttttatagtaatttatttaaattaagttagtgaagaaattcttgaaaaaacggaaaaaatcagtttttttacttaaaaaatcataactggcgtaattttaaatatttgtagctAAAAATGTATGAGTACATGCTTGAGATACTAtagtttaataaaagaattactGTGATATTGATGctttcaaaaaaggtatttattgtgcaaaatgaaaactcaatttttgagtaaaattgaACATCATATATTTCACTATTCaaatcacttaatttttatttaaatggactAAACCAGTTTTAATattgttacaaaatagttataaatgtatataaatgtaaaaagaaagctaaataaaattttaaataaaacttttttaacctaGCAATTTCCATCTTGACCTGAATAGTTGCTGCAAATTTCTGCGCGGTGCTTATGGTACATTGGGCGCCTGTATGAGCAACCGGTCAATTTAGAGTTTctgcaatgtaaaaaaaaaacaagaaactatgaaaaatcaatagaaattttttatttttcttaagatgATATACTTACGTAGGAAATTTATCAAAGATCACAAAAATAACTagccaaaatttttgaaaaaaataacttttttgttcactGATGGAACACGGGGTGATTAACACCCCCACAAATTTCGCAGACTACTTTGAGTGACAGCCCAACGGACACTGACGCCTGCCGCTCTATGCTAACATGTTGTATCTTCAGTTAATGATATCATCTATTGCTAAATGTCGCTACATGGTCCATTTTGTCGAATTTAGTATGCTTATTTTGAGCTCAAATATTTTTTGGGGTAATTTTTACCCACAGTGCCAATTAAGAGTTAACATGGGGTcctttcgaattttcgaaaaattaaactcatgttccagggttttatcgaaGTGTACCGAACTTTTTATGGATTGAAGAGgggtgtctacgaaataaaaccatactaataactctTATTTCCAACCCCCCTCACCCTCCACGCAGCtccaaaataatacaaaaattacatttttacgtattattggtaCTTTTTAGCAATTGTTGTCGTTTTTTTTCATATAACTAATTACTAAAGGACATTTTAAATATTCGCAATGACTTTTAAACAATCTTCAATTGTTTAAGTGAAtgtaaattacttaaacaattatttattcccaaaaaaaacaaaaaaataatcgtatgttCTCACTGATatgcaattattttcattttttggtaaagtaaatttttctgaaaatattatgtaattatttaaacaattaattattgtgaattttcaaaatttctaaaaattgagccagaaatgtcttcttttttcaaaatggtatcctgtgctactttttgtagaataattatataatttctatttgttgattattatattggtttaaacaattaaaaagtgattaacgTATTCTTTATATACACTCTAcagtcagaaatataattttatatgttctattttatttcagtttGTTAGTTAGAGAAAAAGacctgcttgagcaaataaagattccttaaacaaatatataagtttattaaaaattaagagaaatgtATCAAAGTTATTTAACTGTTCAACAAAACATGGCATcgcatattaatttgaaaagaaagttgatatctctaactcaatttttataaattttaaagacagagagtaaataattgtttaaataatcacatcatatttttagaaaaatctaataCTCCTAGCaatgataaataattacattCCAACCAGAAAATaccattattttttacattttttgagaataaatcattgttcaaataaattatactcctttaaacaattaaaaattgtttaaaaagaccTGGGTTGGTTTTCTTTCGTAgaaactcctcttcaatccctagaaAGTTTGGCTAGTATATAGTATATAGACCTACCGGCTATCTTTTAGGAAAAAGTATAAgcatagaaaaatcattataggtcTATAATTGAACCGCTGTCAACCAAACGGGGACACGGCcgaattcagcctgagaagtattgtcccgagtgtcaattttaaaaatctttctaatttcaattttaaagactgatacttgtagaaaatttcaaggcgcatcttttttccttttgcaaaaatgtatagcttttgtagtttttgagataattggtaaaaagtggattttttgaaaacgagaaattccaatcttttttcacttcaactcgcgctaatttagccaattttcatcatttctcgATTTCcctaatacaaagtacgtgtttaagtcttctgaaactatctaagcaagaaaaacgagaatattgtaataaacaaaaaagtcattaattttttttttaggcaatgcaaaaatcatgaattttaaccttcaagcgcctcgtttagcgtacgaattttaagctacggaaagctttcagtgagaaagttgttcattaaggttcaaaaaagttttctgaaaagttttagatcaattggattaatagtttaaaaattatgaatgttttaaaatccaagcggtaatctttacgctgcccaaaaacgtgccaggccggctacgtacgcgctgcagcgaacgacgtgaaggtcaagtgaatcttaccaaaacaaatgcacaacagtaactccagatattatcattaaaattatttatttattaaacagttaacatataatattatgcatattattgaacaagaataaattaatcaaacaatgttttattagaaactacttttagtcattttcgtcactctcttcagtttcttcggcatctgcaTTCTgagtttttacttttaaaaaatatgattcgaaaaattcttttcctttagcgcttaaatactggaagagattttttacatcctttattttgccgcttttaatccaattcggggcggacgacttttcgaaagattttctagtttaagcgtaggtttaaagaaaaaagtggttggcttttgcaactcatagttgtcaaaaacatccacttttccatcaggaaaaacatgaaaaacgaacgctttgctgatttggaaattttttggctttcgcattttgcctttgaaacatttttcaaaatcctacagaagatcttcacacttctcgaccattgtgaatgaaggtgaacgagcattgcgaatcatttctacatattcagcttcagtttcaattccttctaattttttcaccttttgcgaatatgtgccaaaattcctatcgcactggcaataggaatggccttgaactggaaacacatatttaatctcgctttgcaaataaatggacaataaaaccaaaaaatgaaacactgtgtagtttttattttgtcacgGACATGATAGATTTGAACGGTGTTGTTCTCGTGTCTTTATCATTCTGATCTTTATTGCAGTCCTCCCTATCGTTACTGACTTCACTGCTCTCGGCGGGGTACTAGAGTCTGGGGCATGATTATCTTAGGCAACATTGCTCCTGTTGATCCCCATTTGCGCTAGGTAATCAGTCATCTCATTGCCTTCGATCCCTTGGTGACCGGAGACGTGGTTCCATGTCACATCAAGGCCCTCTAGTGCCTTTCTCAGTTCTTCGAATTCTGTCCGGTAGACGACAGGCTTACCATTAGTTGTCTTCCATCCGTTGGCTTCCCAGTGTGGGATCCATTTATTATAACTGTCGATAAGGAACTTTGAGTCCGTATTTATTCGTAGATGGCTAATACCATTTTCACTCGCTTTTCTTGCAGCTAATGCGGCGGCTGAGATTTCTGCGGCGTTGTTCGTTTGTCTCCCTGTGGCGGGTTGAGATATATTCCACGGATGAGAACACTATGTTTTTTTTCGgtacacggggggggggggggggggggggggggggggtctgactTCGCACTGCCTTCACTTTCGGAAGTGAGGTGTTTCGGGGTGGTTTATAagatttatctaaatttttgttttcggtCATCTTAGCCATTTGTCATTGAGTGCATCTTGTGGATGACGATATGGGTTCCTCGATATCACTGCATCATCTACCATCGGAATTCGATATTGGATCTTGTTCGTGATATTCAGAGACTTTCCGGAAATTTGGAAGACATCCGGGAAGTGACTTACCCAACCTTTAACAAGTTCTCTCTCCTCATCATTATGGTGAGCGGTGTGCAGGACTGCAGCAACACGTTAACTTCGGGACTTATTTGACTCTAGAATTTCGTTATCTGGAATATACTCGACATCTGAATTGGATGATTCTTCGCCGGGAAACTCACAGTATTCAAAAAGAATGATCTCCTGTGGTGATAGAGTCATCTCGATTTCTTTTTCACTGGTATAATAGGCCTAAGCATAGCAAGTGCCATTAATGCTCTTTACTACTCCTTCGTCTATAAATATACCTTCTGGTATATTGACTCTAGGGAGGTTTCCTTCCAGTAGGTCTTGATTGACTAGTGGTATTTCGACTGATTGTTTTATTCGTGCTCCGATTTTTAAGATTCCGTTAAAAGGCCTAAATTCCTTCCTAAAGTCTCTCTTGGCTTCTATAGATTCAAGGTCAACAAATGGTATGGGCTTTATGGGGTCGGATATCACAACAAGGGTGTTGTGTCGAAACGATACTTGCGCTTGTTCCACACTTAGGTATGGGCGGCCTTTAATGCTATCAGACGATATGGGAAAGGTGTCTTCTACGACGTGGAACTCAAATAGCTTGCCAAGAATGGCGAGTCGCACTGTGCCAAGCGTTTCGACTAAATCAGTCGTGATTCCAGAGACTCTAATAGGATCATCTCCTACGATTAGCATATCTTGTAAAGCTCTAAGATTTATTAGGTTGATATCGGCCCCTGGATCTACTAGAAAATGAATTTCGAGTACATAAGCTCTGTGGAATATAGTCCAACAACTGGTGAGTCTTTCTTTTCTCGTCCAGCTCTAAGGACCCGCAATGGTCCTTCAGAATTTGTACGGTTCTGAGACGCTCTCTGGGACTCGGACTCGCAGTTGCATCCATACGGTGGATCTCCTTGTAGTTTAAGGAAGGCTTCGGTGAGATAGGCCTGGATAATTTCAAAGAGTCTGGAGCCTGTCCGCTAATACCTACTGGCCCTTTTGTGTTATCATGAGGATAAGCTGGATGGGGAGGGTATGGTAGTGGATAGGTAATGGATAGGGTTGCGGGTATCTACGAAAGTAGCCATTTCATCGGGCAGTCCTCGAATGTAGGCGTCTAAAACTCAGTCGGTTACCAGTTTCATCATCATTGTTGTATTATTCGTTGGCGACATGTATTTGTCGTCTAAGGAATGCTTTA
This region includes:
- the LOC117181279 gene encoding uncharacterized protein LOC117181279, whose translation is MDVGLSSAEFFYGTTLRIPGEFVLPDDFRPNLQIFLEEFREHMRSMKSVPVGHHGNKRAFLHKDLNSCSHVFVRVGPGKKSLERPYTGPHKVVMRTSDRVFGIEVNGSSRQVSVENLKPAYFLRNDIVNLATTNSKEKTATNVVPVQ
- the LOC117181280 gene encoding ribonuclease H1-like is translated as MTENKNLDKSYKPPRNTSLPKVKAVRRRQTNNAAEISAAALAARKASENGISHLRINTDSKFLIDSYNKWIPHWEANGWKTTNGKPVVYRTEFEELRKALEGLDVTWNHVSGHQGIEGNEMTDYLAQMGINRSNVA